From Syntrophorhabdaceae bacterium:
GCCTTGGCTATCTCGAGCCTTACAGTCCTCTTTATCTCCTCTAATCTGAACCTCGCTGCGCTTAAATCACTTGCAGCTGCCTTCATATTATAATACCTACCCACACCGTCAAAGAGGGGATACGTTAATGTTAATCCAAAGGTATCCTGCCTATTGTTGGGGATGACGGTCTTGTCCACCCTTGATTGTTGCAACTCTGCATCGAGCTTGGGATACCATTCACTCTTTTTCTCTTTATAGACCATATCAAGCCTTTCTATCTCCTTTAGCTGATAGTTCACATCAGGCCTTGCCTTAAGCGCCCTCTCAGCAAGGACATCAAGGCTTTCCTTAAAGCTCGGGCTTGCAAGATTGCCTTCCACATCAATTTTATCATCAGGACCAAAGAGAAGTAGGGAATTTAAGTCCTCAATGGCCTTCTCAAAATCCTTTTGAGCATCAAAGAGTTCAATCTTGGAGGATGTGAGCCTTACCTCTGACTGGAGGACATCGCTCTTCTTGGCAACTCCTGCCTCATACTTTGCCTTTGTGAGTTCCAGGATCTTTTTGGCGGTCTCATATGCCTCTTTCCTCTTCTCTACAATTTTTTTTTTGCCCAAAGCTGTATAGAATGCAGTTTTTATACTGAATAGAATGTCATTCTTGATCGACTCAAGCTTTTCCTTCTCCCTACCTACCGTTGATATGGAACCCTGGCGTCTGGCAGACCTTAAACCACCATCATATAGCCTGTAAGACAAAGAACCTGTGGCATTATA
This genomic window contains:
- a CDS encoding TolC family protein yields the protein MKILKILPFLFLLWVFELYAITLDEAIKRGMEVSFPIKQQKESVKSTEYQYNSTLDPYLPKANVQGGYTRYLYGSPTSSRTSGATGTLRNDVYNATGSLSYRLYDGGLRSARRQGSISTVGREKEKLESIKNDILFSIKTAFYTALGKKKIVEKRKEAYETAKKILELTKAKYEAGVAKKSDVLQSEVRLTSSKIELFDAQKDFEKAIEDLNSLLLFGPDDKIDVEGNLASPSFKESLDVLAERALKARPDVNYQLKEIERLDMVYKEKKSEWYPKLDAELQQSRVDKTVIPNNRQDTFGLTLTYPLFDGVGRYYNMKAAASDLSAARFRLEEIKRTVRLEIAKAYKDYELSLENIRLYSELLREANTNVEQAMGEYKVGRGDILTLLQAEKDLAKANENLITSLYQANNSLANLKKVAYLMDY